The genome window ACGAGTAGCCGCGGCGGGTGACAGGGATTTGTTGTGCTACCGAAGGGATGTCGCAGAAAAACGTGTATTAAGGAGAACCACGGCTAGAGGAGTCAACGACGGGGGACGCGACCCAGCGATGTTCCCACACCGGGCCTGCCTCGCCGGCCGCCAGGGCTGAGGAGACCCCGGCCCTGAGGGGAGCCCGGCGTTGAGGAGACGGGGATACCCGGCCCTGAGAGAGGGGGGTCGGACACCCCCTCCGCGGTCACCCACGCCAGACCCGGGTAGGGGGTGCCGCGGCCGTACCTGGGGGCAGGCAGGCTCTGCTCCCGCCGTCGGGGAAGGGCCCCGGCTCGGCGGGAAGCGTGACGCTGGCCGGCTGGTTCCTCATCTTCTTGGCCCGCTTCTTCTCCTTCGCACCGGACATCTCCGGCAGGGTGCGGAGAGGGAGAATCTCACCAACCCGACCCTCACAGCGGCCCGTCACCCACTGCCCGCGCGGCCTCCGCCCGCTACACgcggccgccccagcctgcgCACTGCGCATGCGTACGGCGCAACGCCACATACCCCTCCCCCCGGGACTACATTCCCCAGAAGCCCTtgcgggggggtggagggaggaggtaGCCGTTGGCGGGGCTCTGAGGGGAGGGCAGaagggggctggtggcagcaggagctATGGCTTCGCTTGTGAAGAAAATAATCAGCACTGCTAAGGCTCCCGCTGCGCTGGGTCCCTACAGGTATGCCTTAGCCAGGGGGAGGTCTCTTGGAAGAAGTGGGAGCAGGTTTTGCCGACAGGGCTTCGAGCAGGTCCCTGGAACGGCGGGGGTCTGTCAGGCAGCTCTGGGGCTGTGGTGAGGGTGTCCCCCCTTCCACTGAGCAGGGACCGGTCTCCTCCCCGGTAACCCCCAGGAACACCCGGGGCCCTACAGCACCAGTGGATCTGCGGTGCTAGCGGCGAACTTCAGCCTGACCTGGGGGTGGATGGCCTCATCGTTTTAGGTGAACTTTTGAAATGTCCCTTATGAAGTCATTTTTGGGAAAAGAATTCTGAAATTAGTGATAAgcagtgaatgaaaaaaaaaaaataatgcaagagaAGGAATGATCCCTCTCAAGGAAAAATACTTGCTTAGAAAACAGCATGTTGCATAGGCAAGTGATCAGTGAATACTGACTGGAGGCGATGCACAGTGAAGGCTGGGCCCGATCCAGGACGTGCTTTGGCAGCTGGATAGTTCACTGCCTGGGAATTGcaaatcttttcttgttttaattgtGGCTGCCAACAGGTTATAAATGCTTTTCAGTCTAAAAACTAACTGCTGTAGAAATGCATAAGATATTGTTCCGTGTTTTCACAAGTACCTTGTTAGTTGCAACAGTTctgaatgtaatttaaaaaatattctcaatTTGAGTTGGAGAAAAGTTTCTCTTTGCTATTTGGATGTGAAAAAAATGTTCAACAACTGTAGTAGAACCTTATATCTAAGGTACCAAGGTATTTTTACCAGGACATTTTCTAAgaatttttaattctgtgttcaggcttttttttcaCAATATAAAAACAGGCACCTCAGGttttaactttttcatttctaGCATCTTAGTGCCTTTCAGATCCATATTTGTCTCCATTACTTTGAGCTTTCTGAGTTTCAAACTGTGTGTTCTTCATAGGAATTATAAAGATGGACAAATACAAAGTGTATAAGCAGAGAAACACAACATGAACGTTAACTTCTGTAAACAATAAACTGTTGGTGGATTGCAGCCAGCGCCCTGGCATTGCTTGTACTTAGAAAACATCTGAGACATGGGAAGGCAACAGTTCTTCAACTGCAcacacgtgtgcgcacacacacaccaacTACCCTTCAACATAGCTCTCCACTTATTAACTGCACTCTGACATTTTGTGCTTATTGGTAGTTCTTGGTGAAATACTGCTTGTTATGCAGCCTGTTAATTGTATGACGGGTCTAACATCAATAAGTTTATCACTAACTTAGTTTATCAGGTTTCAGTAAATGTGTCAAAGTCCAGTGAGCAAAAATTGCACAAGAAATAACTGTTAGATCTCTGCTGTGGAGTCTGAGCATGGTAACACAGGAATGAGGGCTTAATACGGAATGAAGAACTGGGATGTGTGGGCTGCACTTCTGGTTGCTATAGCCCTTTTGGTGTGCTTTTTGGtgacatatttttaatgtatttttgtatttcctttaCTGCATTCAATTCCCAGTAccttgagggagggagggagatagATGGATAGATACATAAAAAGACTCCTAGATGTGAATGTGGCTGTGTACACATATAGATCTCATTAATgatattaaacttttaaaaagacaCAGTAGAGATACTGTTCTTGTATTAATCAACAATCATTTGTGTAAAGAAGATCTGATTAACTTTGCAGTCCTTGTCTTTAAAAAGCATGCTTCTTAACACCATCTCCCTGACGGATGATGTTCTTCTAAGGTCATAATGTCTGTCCAGTAGGCATACTGAAACCTGAATGACTTTAGGCATGTGCTCAGATCTCTGATGAATCAGAGATGAAAGATTGACCCTAGTTATAGTATACATCTGCAGTTACAGTGTGATTTGGGTTTGTGTAGTTGAAGTTTCTCTGAGCTTCACTCATGCATTTGACTGTGGTAGAAGTATACCCTTTAGTTGGTAAATTGTTAATAGTCTCACTGAATGGAGGATTCCACTGGTAAGCATACCAAGAGAAAAAAGTTGAGGAGCCAGAGAAGGGAACCCAATAAGACTGCTGCAGATGTTGATCTGGCAGTGGTATCAGAAGGCTTCAGCTTGTTTTTTCCCTGGTTATTTGTGATTTAGGATAGTCTGAAGGCCTCTGTTGGGGTAAATGTTTTATTGTGTCATTTGCTTTATAATAAGCGGTACAAGACAATCTCTTTTTGTAGAGAGCTCATACCTTCTTGTTGCATGGTTCTCTGTGCTTCAGACAGAAACAGAAGTTTGTCGTCTGGGGACTTGTGCCTCAAGCAAAGCAGGACAttgtaggaaagaaaataaaattaaagaagcaTGTGCATGTGATTGATATGCACATTTTATATCAACAAGTCTGCATAAGTTAGAAAACTACTTCATTCAccagtttctcttctttaaatGGGGTAGTTTTGTGATTTACTCGTTTTGTAGTTGATGATAGAGAAAATAATCATCACATAACATATAAGTTACtggctcttttttccccttatgaaATGACAGGACAATGTAGGACAAGGGTAAAAGGAAAGATGGGAGTGATGGCACTGTATGGATTACCTAACCGTAATCATTTTACTGAGTCCCTAAATTAGGTTGTTCCCCTGTGAAGTCAATGGATTGAGCCAATCCAGTTGAGTCAATCTCAATTGAGAGAAGAGATGTAATAAAAATGTTCTCTGAAAgagtccttttctttctccattaacCTTAAAGGGAAACTAACCTCCTAATTTAGATACACGAACTGGAGTCAGGCACCTCCCTGAAGTAACTTGAGAGGCTTGTTGAACTGTCAGAACAATGCATTTTCTTGTGGAATGGGAAGTGGTAAGAAAAACAGTGTTGACACACCACAAACACTTTCAAaagaatttttgtttaatttctttgcaaaaaatTTTTAATTACCAGCTGAAGAAAAGTTATGTCTCTTGCATAATGTTTGCTAGGTGgtttaaatctttgttttaatcttttaatcTCTTTGTGGTAATTAGAGACGTTAATAATTGCCAACTCTACTTCAGCAAAAACACACCtgacatttatataaaaatgttttgcaagtaGCTTGAATTCTGCGTTCTTCTAAACTAACCCATCCAACAGGTCATCCAGGTTATTTTGTGAGAGGAGAGCGATCTGGTAATGGAGTGATCAAGGTGTTGTGCATATGGGCCAAATTCATGACTGGAGGAATAATGCTAGAGAACTAGCGTGCAGGGCTTCACCTTGTGGCTGTAACTCATTTGTCATGCTGCCCATCTGAGAAGAAAATGGTACATTTACTAATCAGctcttttttgattattttttatttcttaaacttcATTGCTCTGCAGCTGAGGTGTAGATGAAAGGTATTGTCTACCTATCAAACTGGGATGGAATATTTATCTGGGCCGCTACAAAAAATGTTTATTCTGCCTCCCCTCTGTGCTGTGTGGAAGCTGCGTAGCTGTGTTTAGCGTTGTGTTGCTGCACTcatgccttttccctttccaagaAACAGGGTTTATTATCTCAAAAACAGAGCTGTACTAATGTAGCTATGTCTTTCCATAGGTGATCTAATTTCAGGTCTCCCAAAGCGTAAGCAGATCGAACATATGACTGTGTGCAGACTTGTGCATGCATAACCCAAGTCCTCTATCTTTCTGAGATACTATAAACTACTGAAGAATATGTGAAGTGTGCTTTCAGATAGTTAAATGTTTTGATGGGGAAACATTAAACCTAAAATGTCACTTACGTTTTCAGCCAAGCAGTGCTAGTAGACCGGACGATGTACATCGCAGGACAGATAGGTATAGAGCCTTCCACTGGGCAGCTCGTCTCTGGAGGGGCAAAGGAAGAAGCTAAGCAGGTAAGATGTCTTCCAGCAATAAAGTTGTAATGCAGTTGGCATGTACTTTGTTAAATATGGACCTAGGAGAAATTGAAGATCCCTAGAGAGCGCATTTCACATCCCCCAAGAGGAGGGGAAAGCAGGAGCATGTAATTCCATACTATCCCTGTCATTTTCCACCCAAACAATGTGGAGGAATCTCTATTTCATGTAGGAAAGAATCAATGTTTGTAACAAAGGTTCAGACCCTAGTAAAAACCCTGGCTTTGAGATGGGGTAAGCTTTGTTCCCCTGGCAGCAAAGAGGTTGTGTGAGGTAATAGGTAGGATGAGACAGTGCTGCTTCATGCATTTACATCTAATGAATGGATAGTTTAATATTTGTGGTTTATTAGAAGCTCccttttattaatttactttttaatctATTTCTGATTTTGCTTACTCACTGATGACAGTTGAGGATTTGCTGGGTGAACTTATAGTATAACCTGGATGTAACCAGATTACAATTCATATTTACGTATGTACCTAAATACAATCcagctgatagttaaagatttttgtctcatttttcatTAGGCTCTAAAAAACATGGGAGAAATCCTGAAAGCTGCAGGCTGTGACTATGGCAATGGTGAGTGTTGCAGTGATGGTGGCAAACAAGTGGTTGTTTTTACCTgcctggataaaaaaaaaataattaagtgaccttttaaagaaaaaaaaaaaagctgtttgctaAACATTCAGTTGTTATCAATAGCTGAAGGAGACAAAAGAAATCATGAATctgggttaaaaaagaaaagaaagaaatcaatgtGCAAATGTGTGTGATGGGTATCAATGGGACACTGCTTTTAACCATAAGTTCCTGTGTAGTTCTGTGTAGTTCCTAATATTTTAATTCTAACTGATGAAGCTCAGGTACAGACAGAGCTGCAACTGACTACAGGCATTTTAAGCATCCTAGACTTTGCTCTAGGTAAAAGAAGGTCAATATCTATG of Rissa tridactyla isolate bRisTri1 chromosome 2, bRisTri1.patW.cur.20221130, whole genome shotgun sequence contains these proteins:
- the RIDA gene encoding 2-iminobutanoate/2-iminopropanoate deaminase isoform X2; translation: MASLVKKIISTAKAPAALGPYSQAVLVDRTMYIAGQIGIEPSTGQLVSGGAKEEAKQALKNMGEILKAAGCDYGNVFKTNFPARAAYQVAALPKGARVEIEAIAIQGPLQDASA
- the RIDA gene encoding 2-iminobutanoate/2-iminopropanoate deaminase isoform X1 produces the protein MASLVKKIISTAKAPAALGPYSQAVLVDRTMYIAGQIGIEPSTGQLVSGGAKEEAKQALKNMGEILKAAGCDYGNVVKTTVLMADMKDFNDINDIYKQFFKTNFPARAAYQVAALPKGARVEIEAIAIQGPLQDASA